In Bacteroidia bacterium, a genomic segment contains:
- a CDS encoding RHS repeat-associated core domain-containing protein, whose product MRMAGLSLVPGVKNSYLFTGKETQDELGLGWIDFGARMYDAASSRWNGVDALGEKYVGWSPYNYVMGNPLIFVDPDGRTIYDADGNKIIVQNDKKTKTLSFSTANGEKLNEGTQEILSSLNQNHDGRKLLRKLDRNSKERKLILSENIGILKQSNAVGIARGLTLTDKTGNATIYVFKGSFETKRLSEESLTEDSYNVIDFDETKGRELATMNMSKTEILELYKNKTEVESQKREAINSPGHDQSLYRKSENYKYSSLDKFVELVSYHEAVHTLPSNNIKNAEAHAVKREVRYFKRNYQK is encoded by the coding sequence TTGAGAATGGCGGGGCTTTCGCTGGTGCCGGGGGTGAAGAATAGTTACTTGTTTACGGGGAAGGAGACACAAGATGAGTTGGGTTTGGGCTGGATCGACTTTGGGGCGCGGATGTATGATGCGGCGAGTAGTAGGTGGAATGGGGTGGATGCGTTGGGGGAGAAATATGTGGGATGGAGTCCATATAACTATGTGATGGGGAATCCATTAATATTTGTTGATCCGGATGGGCGGACTATTTATGATGCTGACGGAAATAAAATCATTGTTCAAAATGATAAAAAGACAAAAACGCTATCTTTTTCAACTGCAAATGGAGAAAAATTAAATGAAGGTACGCAAGAGATATTGAGTTCTCTAAACCAAAATCATGACGGACGAAAGCTCCTCCGTAAATTGGATAGAAATTCAAAAGAAAGGAAGCTTATTCTCTCTGAAAACATAGGCATACTTAAGCAATCTAACGCTGTGGGAATAGCACGAGGGCTGACCCTTACGGATAAAACTGGAAATGCTACAATTTATGTGTTTAAAGGATCTTTTGAGACAAAGCGGCTTTCTGAGGAGTCTTTAACAGAAGATAGCTACAATGTAATTGATTTTGACGAAACGAAAGGAAGAGAGCTTGCCACAATGAATATGAGTAAAACAGAAATTTTAGAACTATATAAAAACAAGACAGAAGTAGAAAGTCAAAAAAGAGAAGCTATTAATTCTCCAGGACATGATCAATCCCTTTATAGAAAATCTGAGAATTACAAGTATTCTTCCTTAGACAAATTTGTTGAATTGGTATCTTATCATGAAGCGGTTCATACTCTTCCTTCAAATAATATTAAAAATGCTGAGGCACATGCGGTGAAACGAGAAGTAAGGTATTTTAAAAGAAATTATCAAAAATGA